A window of Fictibacillus halophilus contains these coding sequences:
- a CDS encoding YycC family protein gives MKPLQLSADTAVKLAKALNVPLEQLMHMPQHILVKKLMELEASKENKDE, from the coding sequence ATGAAACCATTACAACTTTCAGCTGATACTGCGGTGAAATTAGCTAAAGCGCTAAACGTGCCACTCGAACAGTTGATGCATATGCCTCAGCATATTTTAGTTAAAAAGCTGATGGAATTGGAAGCATCCAAAGAAAATAAGGATGAATAA